The following coding sequences are from one Mauremys reevesii isolate NIE-2019 unplaced genomic scaffold, ASM1616193v1 Contig22, whole genome shotgun sequence window:
- the LOC120393539 gene encoding zinc finger protein OZF-like isoform X3 codes for MFPPAEEEQCCEPWVSPQQESLVWEPPESPCRGGDVLSGSGKQQRRLWASILQCAVAGERPESIGRADGRARSSSEEQHPDDGAETLQPYRVLLWGSEEGAVLSPELQGTSRSSCGSQRPESELGATRGCDRCSSNSPNMRSGPETGAGPSPCPVCAPRANGTAPPGAQESSVPKKEKPHKCPECGKGFRRKWDLTKHQRTHSGERPYPCPDCSKSFSHVSNLIKHQRIHTGERPFACNLCGRSFTLKQVLVRHQRIHTGERPFACTDCDKSFKDKQKLTIHQRIHTGERPYVCADCGKSFGQSQRLKTHRRIHTGEKPYLCSDCGRAFSQVSNLYTHWRTHTGERPYPCTYCGKSFSLKHDLTKHQRVHTGERPYPCTDCDKSFSQKQDLTKHQRVHTGERPYPCAQCGKSFSNVSNLLAHQRTHLGQRLPAASRAQPGQE; via the exons ATGTTCCCTCCAGCAGAGGAGGAGCAGTGCTGTGAGCCGTGGGTCAGCCCCCAGCAGGAGTCCCTGGTGTGGGAGCCTCCGGAGAGTCCCTGCCGAG GCGGCGATGTCCTGAGTGGTTCCGGGAAGCAGCAGCGCCGGTTATGGGCCAGCATCCTCCAGTGCGccgtggcaggggagagacccgaGAGCATCGGCCGAG CAGATGGCAGGGCCAGGAGCAGTTCTGAGGAGCAGCATCCGGACGACGGGGCTGAGACCCTGCAGCCCTACAGGGTGTTACTCTGGGGATCAGAAGAGGGAGCTGTCCTGAGCCCTGAGCTGCAAGGGACCTCCCGGAGCTCGTGTGGGTCTCAGAGACCGGAGAGTGAGCTGGGGGCCACGCGGGGGTGTGACCGGTGCTCTAGCAACTCCCCAAATATGCGCTCAGGGCCTGAGACGGGAGCGGGGCCGAGCCCGTGCCCGGTGTGTGCCCCGAGAGCCAATGGCACGGCCCCTCCCGGTGCGCAGGAGAGCAGCGTTCCCAAGAAGGAGAAACCCCACAAGTGCCCGGAGTGCGGGAAAGGCTTCCGGAGGAAGTGGGACCTGACCAAGCACCAGAGAACCCACTCGGGGGAGCGCCCCTACCCCTGCCCGGACTGCAGCAAGAGCTTCAGCCACGTCTCCAACCTCATCAagcaccagcgcatccacaccggggagcggcccttCGCCTGCAACCTCTGCGGGCGCAGCTTCACCCTGAAGCAGGTGCTGGTCCggcaccagcgcatccacacgggcgagcggcCCTTCGCCTGCACCGACTGCGACAAGAGCTTCAAGGACAAGCAGAAGCTGACCATCCACCAGCGCatccacacgggcgagcggcCCTACGTCTGTGCCGACTGCGGCAAGAGCTTCGGGCAGAGCCAGCGGCTCAAGACGCACCGGcgcatccacacgggggagaagcCCTACCTCTGCAGCGACTGCGGCCGGGCCTTCAGCCAGGTCTCCAATCTGTACACGCACTGGCGCACCCACACGGGCGAGCGCCCCTACCCCTGCACCTACTGCGGCAAGAGCTTCAGCCTGAAGCACGACCTCACCAAGCACCAGCGGGTGCACACGGGCGAGCGCCCCTACCCCTGCACGGACTGCGACAAGAGCTTCAGCCAGAAGCAGGACCTCACCAAGCACCAGCGGGTGCACACGGGCGAGCGCCCTTACCCCTGTGCCCAGTGCGGCAAGAGCTTCAGCAATGTATCCAACCTCCTTGCCCACCAACGGACCCACCTGGGGCAGcggctcccagcagccagccggGCCCAGCCCGGCCAGGAATGA